From Anaerohalosphaera lusitana, one genomic window encodes:
- a CDS encoding type II secretion system protein, giving the protein MHNKKAFTLIELLVVISIIALLLAIMMPALGKVKTMAKRVYCANNIRSHSLYLKLYATDNDGRYHSHGDHSPEYARSNGSNDSLYHAMIPYIDDLDVMLCPVIRSIRSGDSIFKNPEYLHENGAYGGWGSVDLDAGQDPANITSPYMWLANYTYFGEEPKYSFRDDEGNMVNNPVHWPKNDGEATSRTPIFAHRVSNAAGGSGHFWDLSHGGNLVEMDTKFNVFSTATDNPLGYGDGSVTYNKKSEMEPRANAGAAGIIFY; this is encoded by the coding sequence AGGCTTTTACTCTAATTGAATTGCTGGTCGTGATTTCTATCATAGCGTTGCTGCTTGCGATCATGATGCCTGCTCTAGGTAAAGTCAAGACAATGGCCAAGCGTGTCTACTGCGCGAATAACATTAGAAGTCATTCGCTATACCTGAAGTTGTATGCGACTGACAATGACGGCAGATATCATTCTCATGGCGACCACAGCCCCGAATACGCAAGAAGTAACGGCAGTAATGACAGTCTGTATCATGCGATGATCCCCTATATCGATGATCTGGATGTAATGCTGTGTCCGGTCATACGATCAATTAGGTCCGGAGATTCGATTTTTAAGAATCCCGAATACTTACATGAGAACGGTGCATATGGGGGTTGGGGTTCTGTTGATCTGGACGCTGGACAGGATCCGGCCAATATTACAAGCCCATATATGTGGCTTGCAAATTATACCTACTTTGGAGAGGAACCCAAGTACAGTTTCAGGGATGATGAAGGCAACATGGTCAACAACCCGGTTCATTGGCCAAAGAATGATGGAGAGGCGACGTCTCGGACTCCTATCTTCGCACATCGTGTCAGCAATGCGGCAGGTGGTAGCGGGCATTTCTGGGACCTTTCACATGGTGGTAACCTGGTAGAAATGGATACTAAGTTTAACGTGTTTTCAACCGCAACTGACAATCCCTTGGGATACGGTGATGGAAGCGTCACATACAACAAGAAATCTGAAATGGAACCCAGAGCTAATGCAGGAGCTGCGGGAATAATATTTTATTAG